The following proteins are encoded in a genomic region of Natrinema sp. DC36:
- a CDS encoding archaemetzincin family Zn-dependent metalloprotease: protein MLVDIVPVGNVPAEVKRAASTALRSVYDCDVSVNDSQSVPNGAYDSDRNQYSAETFIQLAERVGRGTKNIAITPHDLFYRRRNYVFGLAYLDGSGSVVSTYRLQTSSDGGFSNQSAADIFEDRVRKEIVHEIGHTYGLEHCDNNRCVMNFSPTVREVDIKEENLCGSCQRLIS, encoded by the coding sequence ATGCTCGTCGATATCGTGCCGGTCGGCAACGTCCCCGCCGAGGTCAAGCGGGCGGCCTCCACCGCGTTGCGATCGGTCTACGACTGCGACGTGTCGGTCAACGACTCGCAGTCGGTCCCCAACGGCGCTTACGACTCCGATCGGAACCAGTACTCCGCCGAGACGTTCATTCAACTCGCCGAACGGGTCGGCCGCGGCACGAAAAACATCGCAATCACCCCTCACGACCTCTTCTACCGACGGCGCAACTACGTCTTCGGACTGGCCTACCTCGACGGCAGCGGGAGCGTCGTCTCCACCTATCGGCTGCAGACCTCGAGCGACGGCGGCTTCTCGAACCAGAGCGCCGCCGACATCTTCGAGGATCGCGTCCGCAAGGAGATCGTCCACGAGATCGGCCACACCTACGGCCTCGAGCACTGCGACAACAACCGCTGCGTGATGAACTTCTCGCCGACGGTCCGTGAGGTCGACATCAAAGAGGAGAACCTCTGTGGGAGCTGTCAGCGGCTGATTAGCTAA
- a CDS encoding TIGR01548 family HAD-type hydrolase, which translates to MNADAVVLDIDGVLVDVADSYRRAIVESVDTVYDRTIRKDDIQLFKDAGGFNNDWELTDAAALYILATEEGYRESLEEYTDGIATAGGGLEAAETVVREAIGARATQRVTNRWDRERLRDVFQQLYLGDDLYRGLEGGEPDLERETRGFIHDEPVLLEADARDRLLEGYDVGVLTGRPEAEAEIALDRVGLDDAIPIEHRFTMDDWEEGKPHPRALTTLAERFDAESVVFVGDTLDDIRTAVNAGDADPTRDYRGIGVLTGGLTGEEGRQKYEREGAAAILESINALPDLLES; encoded by the coding sequence ATGAACGCAGATGCCGTCGTCCTCGATATCGACGGGGTACTCGTCGACGTTGCAGATTCCTACCGACGGGCGATCGTCGAATCCGTCGACACGGTCTACGACCGGACGATCCGGAAGGACGACATTCAGTTGTTCAAAGACGCGGGCGGGTTCAACAACGACTGGGAGCTGACGGACGCCGCCGCGCTCTACATCCTCGCGACCGAGGAAGGCTATCGCGAGTCGCTCGAGGAATACACCGACGGGATCGCCACCGCGGGCGGCGGCCTCGAGGCGGCCGAAACCGTCGTCCGCGAGGCGATCGGCGCGCGGGCGACCCAGCGCGTGACGAACCGCTGGGACCGCGAGCGACTCCGCGACGTCTTTCAGCAACTGTACCTCGGCGACGATCTCTATCGCGGGCTCGAGGGCGGCGAACCCGACCTCGAGCGCGAAACGCGCGGGTTTATCCACGACGAGCCGGTGTTGCTCGAAGCCGACGCGAGAGATCGGCTGCTCGAGGGGTACGACGTCGGCGTCCTGACCGGGCGACCGGAAGCCGAAGCCGAGATCGCGCTCGATCGAGTCGGGCTCGACGACGCGATTCCGATCGAGCACCGCTTTACGATGGACGACTGGGAAGAAGGGAAGCCCCACCCGCGGGCGTTGACGACGCTCGCGGAGCGATTCGACGCCGAGTCGGTCGTCTTCGTCGGCGACACGCTGGACGATATCCGGACGGCGGTCAACGCCGGCGACGCCGATCCGACCCGGGACTACCGCGGTATCGGCGTGCTGACCGGCGGGTTGACGGGCGAGGAGGGACGGCAGAAGTACGAGCGCGAGGGCGCGGCGGCGATCCTCGAGTCGATCAACGCGCTACCGGACCTGCTCGAGTCGTAA
- a CDS encoding response regulator — protein MSPPIEDAITILLVEPNPGDARLFSESFEDANIASDIHTVTDGEAALDFVHQRNDHAESPRPDMILLDFQLPDVDGADILSELKSERALRSIPVIVLTSSASEEDIARSYDLHANAYVQKPVEPDEFIDLVRSFENFWLTFVRLPGEQLS, from the coding sequence ATGTCTCCACCGATCGAGGATGCGATCACCATTCTGCTAGTCGAACCCAACCCCGGCGACGCGCGGCTGTTCTCAGAGTCGTTCGAGGACGCGAACATCGCGAGCGACATTCACACGGTCACCGACGGCGAAGCGGCGCTCGATTTCGTCCACCAGCGCAACGACCACGCGGAGAGCCCGCGTCCGGACATGATTCTGCTGGATTTCCAGCTCCCCGATGTTGACGGCGCTGATATCCTTTCTGAACTCAAGTCCGAACGGGCGCTCCGATCAATCCCTGTGATCGTACTGACGAGTTCGGCGTCGGAGGAGGACATCGCCCGTTCGTACGACCTCCACGCGAACGCGTACGTCCAGAAACCGGTCGAACCGGACGAATTCATCGATCTCGTCCGCTCGTTCGAAAATTTCTGGCTGACTTTCGTTCGTCTCCCCGGCGAACAGCTCTCCTAG
- a CDS encoding Rieske 2Fe-2S domain-containing protein codes for MTDPVRVTLEGHDESASVRVYDDEGDVSTDDATFRFSVDGGSEGGSSSDETDATDETDETDGIAPERPATASDDTRRIAPLAAVPTDGTLRCEARSGNRGTELILRRTGDEVSAWRNSCPHRPTVRLDPGPGAIVRDDHLVCHEHGARFECGDGVCTAGPCRGATLDSVAVIVRDETVYLADDRFDSCHRLDEPVA; via the coding sequence ATGACCGATCCCGTCCGAGTAACGCTCGAGGGACACGACGAATCCGCCTCCGTTCGCGTCTACGACGACGAGGGCGACGTGTCGACCGACGACGCGACGTTTCGATTCAGCGTCGACGGCGGAAGCGAGGGGGGCTCGAGCAGCGACGAAACCGATGCGACTGATGAAACCGATGAAACCGACGGGATCGCCCCCGAACGGCCGGCGACGGCGAGCGACGACACCAGACGCATCGCTCCGCTCGCGGCCGTTCCGACGGACGGAACGCTTCGGTGCGAGGCTCGGTCCGGGAATCGGGGAACCGAACTGATCCTCCGGCGGACGGGCGACGAGGTGTCCGCGTGGCGGAACTCGTGTCCGCACAGGCCGACTGTTCGACTCGATCCCGGCCCCGGCGCGATCGTCCGCGACGACCACCTGGTGTGTCACGAACACGGCGCGCGCTTCGAGTGCGGTGACGGCGTCTGCACGGCGGGACCGTGCCGCGGTGCGACGCTCGACTCCGTCGCCGTGATCGTTCGCGATGAGACCGTCTACCTGGCCGACGATCGATTCGATTCGTGCCACCGACTGGACGAGCCGGTCGCGTGA
- a CDS encoding metalloprotease family protein: MNAEYVTYAVVIAVAIAVLAAVLVGIVALVRFLFRLFTVPGVVVHEFAHKQACDLVGVPVLEVAYFRFGDPPGYVRHVTPDRYRASFVVSVAPFLVNTVVAFAAFLSLAALVATVGDLQTVSNGTIAAATVLGWLGLSIGMHAFPSRGDANVLWTRSRAEWRGSPRVLLGVPIVVVIYIANLLSWLWADVLYAIGLFVLAAWVVGLGGL, translated from the coding sequence GTGAACGCCGAGTACGTCACTTACGCCGTCGTAATCGCGGTCGCCATTGCGGTGCTGGCGGCGGTACTCGTCGGTATCGTCGCCCTCGTTCGGTTCCTGTTCCGGCTCTTTACGGTTCCGGGCGTCGTCGTCCACGAGTTCGCCCACAAACAGGCCTGCGATCTCGTCGGGGTTCCCGTCCTCGAGGTCGCGTACTTCCGCTTTGGCGATCCGCCGGGGTACGTCCGACACGTCACGCCCGATCGGTATCGGGCGTCGTTCGTCGTCAGCGTCGCGCCGTTTCTCGTCAACACGGTGGTCGCGTTCGCTGCGTTCCTGAGTCTCGCAGCGCTCGTCGCGACGGTCGGTGATCTCCAAACCGTCTCGAACGGGACGATCGCCGCCGCAACCGTCCTCGGCTGGCTGGGACTCTCGATCGGGATGCACGCGTTTCCGAGCAGGGGGGACGCGAACGTGCTCTGGACTCGGTCGCGCGCCGAGTGGCGGGGGTCGCCGAGGGTGTTGCTCGGCGTTCCGATCGTCGTCGTAATCTACATTGCGAACCTGCTCTCGTGGCTCTGGGCGGACGTGCTCTACGCGATCGGTCTGTTCGTCCTGGCGGCGTGGGTCGTGGGACTCGGCGGGCTTTGA
- a CDS encoding GNAT family N-acetyltransferase → MEIREPKPDEAERIREVVDSSMTSSFRLSPQQIDGITDGQFADEAIAEKIDDENTLLHLVETGEGIEGTAIAGFVEGRLEDEWGEVNWLFVDPEHRGKGIGTELYETATEALRDGGADHVCVTVLEANTEGHQFVERFGLEHDGDRRIEVAGESLVKYVYTDSDIDVELPTESRADESGDEKMAKDESDAEDAEVDEFPETETTDGHLTATSDDGKTVYIARDGEKSGTAAPFFITYEDEGHEEQYGYYCANCGSLDVSMDNMERLECSACGNSHAERSKESYDDSHL, encoded by the coding sequence ATGGAAATTCGGGAACCGAAACCCGACGAGGCCGAGCGGATTCGCGAGGTCGTGGACAGTTCGATGACGAGCTCGTTCAGGCTCAGTCCACAGCAGATCGACGGGATTACCGACGGTCAGTTCGCCGACGAGGCCATCGCCGAGAAGATCGACGACGAGAACACCCTGCTTCACCTCGTCGAAACCGGCGAGGGGATCGAAGGTACGGCCATCGCCGGCTTCGTCGAGGGACGCCTCGAGGACGAGTGGGGCGAGGTGAACTGGCTGTTCGTCGACCCCGAGCACCGAGGCAAGGGTATCGGAACGGAGCTGTACGAGACCGCGACCGAGGCGCTCCGCGACGGCGGTGCCGATCACGTCTGCGTCACCGTCCTCGAGGCCAACACCGAGGGCCACCAGTTCGTCGAACGGTTCGGTCTCGAGCACGACGGCGACCGCCGTATCGAGGTCGCCGGCGAGTCCCTGGTAAAGTACGTATACACGGATTCGGATATCGACGTGGAGCTCCCGACGGAGTCGCGGGCGGATGAGTCGGGTGATGAGAAGATGGCGAAAGACGAATCGGATGCGGAGGACGCGGAGGTGGACGAATTTCCCGAAACGGAGACGACGGACGGTCACCTGACGGCGACGAGCGACGACGGAAAGACGGTGTACATCGCCCGTGACGGGGAGAAATCCGGCACCGCGGCACCGTTTTTCATCACCTACGAAGACGAGGGCCACGAGGAACAGTACGGCTACTACTGTGCGAACTGCGGCTCGCTCGACGTCTCGATGGACAACATGGAACGACTCGAGTGTAGCGCCTGCGGGAACTCCCACGCGGAGCGATCCAAGGAGTCGTACGACGACTCGCACCTCTAA
- a CDS encoding ribosome biogenesis/translation initiation ATPase RLI translates to MADDSIAVVDLDRCQPDRCSYECKNYCPPNRTGKECITLRGEEAAEGQPEQIHISEEICLGETCGICVEKCPFDAIEIINLPQELQDEPVHRYGENAFSLYGLPAPQEGQVTGILGPNGIGKTTAVRILAGELEPNLGRHEEEPGWDEVLEAYRGTELQDYIADVRDGDITIARKPQYVDQIPNSFDGNTRQLLERTDERGALDELVERLEIGPVMEQSIDDLSGGELQRVAIAATLARDTDFYFLDEVTPYLDIGQRVTAARLIRELAEAEDRSVLVVEHDLAILDLLADTLHVAYGEPGAYGVITSPKSVRNGINEYLSGYLDNENMRIRPDPIEFEEHAPRTETYGDTLVEYPDLTKSYGEGEFTLEVEGGAIRENEVLGVVGPNGIGKSTFAKLLTGNLTPDGGDTDLDLDISYKPQYVTIDQHMRVDAFLSSITDQFGSSYWNTEIAQPLQLERIMEQNLSDLSGGERQRVAIAACLSDSADLYLLDEPSAHLDVEQRVQASKAIRRYAEQQDATVMVIDHDIYMMDLLADRLMVFDGEPAVQGHAGQPQPMRDGMNEFLANLEVTFRRDERTSRPRINKPDSQLDSQQKSEGEYYYAP, encoded by the coding sequence ATGGCGGACGACAGCATCGCCGTCGTAGACTTAGACCGGTGCCAGCCCGATCGGTGCAGCTACGAGTGCAAGAACTACTGCCCGCCGAATCGAACCGGAAAGGAGTGTATCACCCTCCGCGGCGAGGAGGCCGCCGAGGGCCAGCCCGAACAGATCCACATCTCCGAGGAGATCTGTCTTGGCGAGACCTGCGGTATCTGCGTCGAGAAGTGTCCCTTCGACGCGATCGAGATCATCAACCTCCCGCAGGAACTCCAGGACGAGCCCGTCCACCGCTACGGCGAGAACGCCTTCTCGCTCTACGGCCTCCCCGCACCGCAGGAGGGCCAGGTCACCGGGATCCTCGGTCCCAACGGGATCGGGAAGACGACCGCCGTCCGCATTTTGGCCGGCGAACTCGAGCCCAACCTCGGCCGCCACGAGGAGGAACCGGGCTGGGACGAGGTGCTCGAGGCCTATCGGGGGACCGAACTGCAGGACTACATCGCGGACGTGCGCGACGGCGACATCACGATCGCGCGAAAGCCCCAGTACGTCGATCAGATCCCGAACAGTTTCGACGGGAACACCCGACAGCTCCTCGAGCGAACCGACGAGCGCGGTGCGCTCGACGAACTGGTCGAACGGCTCGAGATCGGGCCGGTCATGGAGCAGTCGATCGACGACCTCTCGGGCGGGGAACTCCAGCGGGTCGCCATCGCGGCGACGCTCGCCCGCGATACGGACTTCTACTTCCTCGACGAGGTCACGCCGTACCTCGATATCGGCCAGCGCGTGACGGCGGCGCGGCTGATCCGCGAACTCGCCGAGGCGGAGGACAGGTCGGTGCTCGTCGTCGAACACGACCTCGCGATCCTCGACCTGCTCGCGGACACGCTCCACGTCGCTTACGGTGAGCCGGGTGCGTACGGCGTCATCACCTCGCCGAAATCGGTCCGCAACGGGATCAACGAGTACCTCTCGGGCTACCTCGACAACGAGAACATGCGGATCCGGCCGGATCCGATCGAATTCGAGGAGCACGCGCCCCGAACCGAAACCTACGGCGATACGCTCGTGGAGTACCCCGACCTCACCAAGAGCTACGGCGAGGGCGAGTTCACGCTGGAGGTCGAGGGCGGCGCGATTCGTGAGAACGAAGTGCTGGGAGTCGTCGGTCCGAACGGGATCGGGAAGTCGACGTTCGCGAAGTTGCTCACCGGGAACCTCACGCCCGATGGCGGCGACACCGACCTCGATCTCGATATCTCCTACAAGCCCCAGTACGTCACGATCGACCAGCACATGCGGGTCGACGCGTTCCTCTCGTCGATCACGGACCAGTTCGGTTCCTCGTACTGGAACACCGAGATCGCCCAGCCGCTCCAGTTAGAGCGGATCATGGAGCAGAACCTGTCGGACCTTTCCGGCGGCGAACGCCAGCGGGTGGCCATCGCGGCCTGCCTGTCGGACTCGGCCGATCTCTACTTGCTCGACGAGCCCTCGGCCCACCTCGACGTCGAACAGCGGGTCCAGGCCTCCAAGGCGATTCGGCGCTACGCCGAACAGCAAGACGCCACCGTGATGGTTATCGACCACGACATCTACATGATGGATCTGCTCGCCGATCGCCTCATGGTCTTCGACGGCGAACCCGCGGTTCAGGGTCACGCCGGCCAGCCACAACCGATGCGCGACGGCATGAACGAGTTCCTCGCGAACCTCGAGGTTACCTTCCGCCGGGACGAGCGCACCTCCCGGCCGCGGATCAACAAGCCCGACTCGCAGCTGGATAGCCAGCAGAAAAGCGAGGGCGAGTACTACTACGCGCCGTAG
- a CDS encoding UPF0146 family protein, whose protein sequence is MAHSRRNLETMNDHLARYERAVEVGIGRRTDPARALAERGVSVTATDIHDRDVPEGVRFVRDDIVDPDPAIYASADVVYARNLPPELHRPALEVARNADADFLFTTLGGDQPAVPVERKTIAAGTLYVARALPE, encoded by the coding sequence GTGGCCCACTCTCGCCGGAATCTCGAGACGATGAACGATCACCTCGCGCGCTACGAGCGCGCCGTCGAGGTCGGGATCGGCCGCCGGACCGACCCCGCTCGAGCGCTCGCGGAACGGGGAGTATCGGTCACCGCGACCGATATCCACGACCGCGACGTGCCGGAGGGAGTGCGGTTCGTCCGCGACGATATCGTCGATCCCGACCCCGCGATTTACGCGAGCGCAGACGTGGTGTACGCGCGGAACCTGCCGCCGGAACTTCACCGGCCGGCGCTCGAGGTGGCCCGCAATGCCGACGCCGATTTCCTGTTTACGACGCTGGGCGGTGATCAGCCCGCAGTACCGGTCGAACGGAAGACGATCGCGGCGGGGACGCTGTACGTGGCTCGAGCGCTGCCCGAGTGA
- a CDS encoding universal stress protein: protein MYRVLIPVDTTEERALAQAEYVTSLPNAAESVEAYLLFVFTEDSDDLPQEFEKFKSASRIGSVRRAQETLEAAGIEVTILEDSGDTEDDILEEAEAYDVDSIVLGGRKRSPVGKAIFGSTTQGIILSSDRPVVVTGSGGGE, encoded by the coding sequence ATGTATCGCGTGTTAATCCCGGTCGATACGACCGAGGAGCGTGCGCTGGCGCAGGCCGAATACGTAACGTCACTGCCGAACGCCGCGGAGTCGGTCGAGGCCTACCTCCTGTTCGTCTTCACCGAGGACAGCGACGACCTCCCACAGGAGTTCGAGAAGTTCAAGTCGGCCTCGCGGATCGGCTCCGTCCGCCGCGCACAGGAGACCCTCGAGGCCGCCGGCATCGAGGTGACGATCCTCGAGGACAGCGGCGACACGGAAGACGACATCCTCGAGGAAGCCGAGGCCTACGACGTCGACTCGATCGTCCTCGGCGGCCGAAAGCGCTCGCCGGTCGGGAAAGCGATCTTCGGCAGCACGACCCAGGGAATCATTCTCAGTTCGGACCGTCCGGTGGTCGTCACCGGCAGCGGTGGTGGGGAATAA